The following nucleotide sequence is from Borreliella spielmanii.
TTTCGTAATTTCCACTTGCCTTAGTGTTTAGGTAGGTTGTCCATTCTTCATTTTCAAGTTCCACATCAATGTTTAAAATTTTTTTCCATTGGTTTTGAATAAATTCACTAATTTTTTTATGAGATTCGTTTGTATTATATTTTAATTTAAAAACAGGAAATCCATTGCCATTAGGATAGCCAGCTTCAGCTAGAAGGGTTTTTGCAATTTCAGGATTAAATAATTCTAAATTTTTTGCATAAGAATATGAGTTAAAGTTAGGAGTTACTCTTCTTGTAGGAGTAGTTCCATTGTCAAGAACTTTGTAAGTAAGTGTTTCCCTGTCAATAGCAAGAGTTAAGGCTTTTCTAACTTTAACATTGTCAAGTGGTTTAATGTGTGTGTTGAATGCAAAAAAGTATATGGCGTTAACAGCTGATGAGTAATAATCACTTCTTAATTTTAGATCTTTAATTAAATCGGGTGGTATAGTCCCAAAGATTGCATCTAATTCTTTATTTTCATACATTTTATATGCTGTTGAGCTGTCATTTGTTGTATAAAATGCAATTTCTTGTAATTCTACTTCTTTTGAGTTGTAGTATTTGTCATTTTTTTCAACTACATATTTTTCGTTTGGAATTCTTTCTTTTAACTTAAAAGGGCCACTTGTAACTATGTTTTCAGGACTTGTCCAGCTGTGTCCGTACTTTTCGGTAATATGAATTGGTATTGGAATAAATGATTGGTGTACTAACATGTCAATAAAATAGGGCTTTGGTGATTCTAGTGTTATTTCTAATGTTTTTTCGTCAATTGCCCTAATCCCAAGTTCAGAGTCAGACACTTGCTCGTCAAAATATTTTTGACCATTTTTAATAGTTGATTTAACCATTTCAGCATAATTTGATCCAGTTTCTTTATTTAAAATTCTAAGATAAGATTTTCTAATTCCTTCTGCAGTGATTGCAGTCCCATCACTCCAGGTGATTTTTTCTCTTAGAGTAAATGTGTAAACTGTTCCATCAGGAGAAATGTCCCAACTTTTTGCAAGGCCCGGTTTGTTTCCCCCTGTGTTAGGATCTCCTGTAACAAGCCCTCTAAACATTGTGTCTATCATTTTTGATCCGACATTGTCGTCTGCTAATTGAGGGTCAAGGCTACTTGGCTCTGCCCCCAAGCTTATTTTAAATGATACTCCTTCTTTTTTTTCTTCTTTATTACAACAAAGAAAAGTTAGAAAAAATATTATTGAAAATAATAACTTTTGTAATTTCATAATTTTTATGCCTCCGTTTTAAAGTTAGCTTTAATTTTATAATTGTCCTTTTGTATACATTAATTTTAAATCTTAATTTTAAAAATACTTAATTTTTTTATTTTTTAGTTTTAATATCTTCATATAAATAGCTTTCTGCAATATTGGGCACCCACCCTGTCCATTTATCATTTCTGAAGAGGTAATGAGATTTAGGTATATATAAGGGCGCCATAGGGAAATCTTTTTCTACTATGATTGCTTCAGCTTCTCTTAAAATGTCTTGCCTTTTTATTGGATCAAATTCTAAATGAGATTTTTTTATTAAATCATCATACTTTTTGTTTGAATATTTGTATGCTCCGAAAAAATGATTTTCTGTTGTAAATAAACTTTCTAAGAATGTCAAAGGGTCAAAATAATCTCCTATCCATCCCATGCTTGTAATTTGGTAATTTCCAGTTCTTCTGCTTCCTAAAAATGTTGTCCATTCTTCATTCTCGATTTCTATGTTAATGTTTAGGATTTTTTTAAATTGTTCTTGTAAGAATTCTGCTACTGTTTGGGTTCCTCCTGAAATTTTATATTTTAATGTAGGAAATCCTTTTCCATTTGGATATCCAGCTTCAGCTAAAAGTTTTTTAGCATTATCAGGGTCAAACAGTATTAAATTTTTTCCATAAGAATAATCATCAAATTTTGGAGTTAAATTTCTTGTTGGATCTGAACTCCCTTTTAAAACTATTTTAGATAAAGTTTCTCTATCAATAGCAAGTGAGAGGGCTTGTCGAACTTTTAAATTGTCTAGCGGCTTTAGGGTTGTATTAAAGACCATATATGCCATTGCATTTTTTAATCCCGAGTAATAATCATCTCGTATTTTAATTTCTTCCAAATTATTTTTTTCTGCTGCTTGCAGAAAATCGATTTCACCGTTTATGTACATATTGTAAGCCACGCTACCTTCTATTGGGTAAAATATCACCTCATCAATTTCTACATTTTTTGCATTATAATATTTTTCATTTTTTTCTATTACGATTTTATCGTTAATTGATCTTTCTTTAAGTTTGTATGCGCCATTAACAACTATATTTTCAGGATTTGTCCAATTTTCTCCATATTTTTCAACAATGTGCATTGGAACTGGTATGAATGCTGAGTTTGTTAGCATATCAGGGAAATAAGGCTTTGGAGATGTTAATGTTATCTCTAATGTTTTGCTATCAATTGCCCTAATCCCAAGCTCAGATTCAGATACTTTTTCATCAAAATATTCTTGTGCGCTTTTTATTGTAGATTTTACTAAATTAGCATACAATGCAGCTGTTTTTTTATTTAAAATTCTTAAATATGATTTTTTTATCTCTTCGGCAGTGATTGAAACTCCGTCGCTCCAAACTATATCTTCTCTTAGGTTGAATGTATAAATAGTTCCATCGTCAGAAATATTCCAACTTTTTGCAAGTCCTGGTTTATATTTTCCAGTTTGTGAATCTTTTACTGCTAGGCCTAAGAATAGGTTTGTAATGATATTGCTACCGTAAAGGTCTGTTGAGATCTGAGGATCAAGTGATGATGGTTCGTTTAAGTTTGACACTCTAAAAACTATTTTTTCTTTTTTAGCACTACTAATACAGGCTATTAGAAAGAAAATAGTTAGCATTAAAGCTATTTTTATATATTTCATGGGATTTTCCTTTTTCAATGTTTTACATATTTATTGTGTTGATTTTTTATTAATCTTTTTTAATAAAAAATATTTACTTTTAAATATTTGTGCCCCCTGGTACTTTATTTCTCTTATGTTTAAATTTTACTTTAATTTTTACAATAAAAAAAGTCTATTAATTTAAATGGGTTTTTTTGTGGTTATTTTATCTATTATTGTAAGTTGAAATTTTACTTTAATTTTGTGTAATAAATAAGGTATAATGGGTATGAAATGTTTTTTAAAATGTATGCTTGTTTAATATTAGTTATTTAGTGTTAGTTTTTTGGAGTTGCTTGTTTGTAATAAATAAAATAATGTAGCTAATAATTAAGTGGCAACATAGAATGCTTTAAAAGGTGCTAGTTTTATGTTTGTACAAAATGAAAGTTTTGATAAATATTTTAAAGACATGGAAAGCGACTTTGTAAGTCAATTTAAGTCGGTTGAAAATGTTAATTATTTGGAGAAATCTTATCGTAATGCAGATTCTAATAGTAGAAGATTAGCAGATAGAATGATAGAGAGACTGCTTAAGAGTGGTTCTACTATTGTAGGCATGCAAAATATTTTAGAACTTTACCAAAAGGTTAAATCCGGTAAGTCTTCAATTATATTAATGGAGCATTATAGTAATTTTGATTTTCCTTGTTTCCAATTTTTACTTTACAAAATGGGTTATCGTGAGATTGCAGATCATATTATTCCAATAGCTGGAGTTAAGCTTTTCAGGGATAATTTATTTGTTAAAACTCTTTCTTTGGGATACAATGCAATATTAGTATATCCGCCGCATGCATTTGTTGGGGTTGGTATAGAGCATGCTAGGCAAAGACGTGTTTTTAATGCTAATTCTATGAAATATATTTATGAAAAGAAAAATAGTGGATGCATTATACTTATTTTTCCTACGGCTACTAGATATAGAAAAGGAAGACCTGAAACAAAAAAAATAATTTTAGAAATTGGTAATTATTTTAAAATTTTTGATTATTATTTAATGATTGGAGTTAATGGAAATGTTTTAGAAGTTTCTGAGGATGGAGATATGTCTCACGATGTTTTTAAAAGAGATTGCCTTATATATAATGCTGACAAAGTTAGAAGTATTGTTGAATATAAAGATAAAATTTTAAATACTTTAAAAGATTGCCAGACAGAGATTACAAAGGAAGCTTTGGGGTTAAAAATTGCTGAGGATTTAGAAAATCGCTTTAATGTGCTTCATGCAGAAGGGCTTGAAGTGTATAAAAAGAGTTTTTGATGAGCTAGGAATTTGATTGCAATATGCCTGATATAGATAAAATAAGACAGTTTAAAAGAGAAATATTAGATGATCTTTCTAATGAGAGATTATCTAAAGAATCTTTTGGTGTGAGTATGGATGTTAAGCCTCCTGAGCCTGGAGAGAGTATTATTCCTTGGATAGGTGAAGATCTTACTTTAGAGGAAAATGATGATGAGTTTGATTTGAATTTTATGCTTGATGCTCTTGAGAATGAAGATAAATTATCCTACTCTGACATTTCTAATAACAATTTGTCTTTCAATAATTCTGATTTGAAAGTTGATATAGATTCAGAGCTTTCAACTTTGAATAATGATTTTGATGTTTCTTCTAATGACTCTTTTGAAAATAATATTGACAAAGTTCTTGATGATAATTCTATTGATTTAGAAAGTGCTTCTAAACTTGATTTTGATAAGTTAATCAATTCTTCAGAATTAAATTCTGAAGAATTGATTAACACCCAAGGTGATAATAATTCTTTTGAAGCTAGCAATGATTCTTTTTTTTTAGAGGATGATGATTTTTTACAATCTAATAAATCTAATGAATTTAATATTGATGATACTATAAATGATAAAAGCCAGACAGGTGAACAATCAGAGATGTTCGCTGGCGGCGATTTAAATTTAAGCACAGATGACAATGTTTTTGAAAATGTTGCAGATGATTTTAAATTTTTAGAGTACAATCAAAATTCAAATTCCAAACGCTTTGAATTTAAGGTTAATTATCCATTATTTTTAAAGCATTTGAATTCCTATCCTAGAAATTTAAGAATTGCAATTGCTGAGGCTTTAACTCAGGAGAATATTTCAAAGTATAAGCTTGAAGCATTAATTGATCTTGTTGAAAAAAATAAAAAAGGGTTGAAATTTATTGCTAAATTTGTAGGAGATATTGTTGGGCGATCTATTAAATTGCCTGTCATTTATTTTAAGGCGGAAGAATTTAGCAAACTTCAACAGAAATTGAGTTATAGGGTCTCAAGAGCTTTGCTGCCTTTGGTAAAAATAGCTTCTTTTTTTGTTGTTTTAGTTTTGTTTTCTTTATACTTTATAGTAGATGTAGTATTTTTTTATATTGCTTCTGAAAGCAAGTATAAAGAGGGGATAGAATCTATATATGCAAATAAAAGGGAGCTTGCAAAAGCTATCTTTAGAGATGCTTATTATATTAGGCCCGATGATAAATGGTTTATTAATTATGCTAAAGCGTTTGAAGAAGTCAGAGACTTTGATAGCGCTGAAGAGAAATATGAGGAATTGTTTACAATTGAGCCTTTTTCTAAAAATTCTGCAAATAGAAGGCGAAAAAAGTTTAATAAGGAAGGGTACATTGCGTATGCTTCTATGAAAATTAGTCTTGGAGAATACTCTCAGGCCAATTCAATACTCGATGAGGTTATATCTTATGATCTTTACGATTATGATGCTTTAGTATTAAAGGGAGATAATTATTTTAAATGGGCTAAGACAAATTCTAATTACTATAAAGATAGTATTAATAACTATACGGTTGTTCTTTCGAAGTATGGACAAAAAAAGGAAATTTTATTTAAGCTTTTCAATGCTTATATTGAAGCTAATTTAGATATTGAGTCTGATAATGTTAATAATTTTATTAAGTCAAATGAAATTCTAGATGTTGATGAAGTTGTTTATACTAAATATGCTAAAAAGCTTGTAGACAAGTATATTTCTTTTGTGTCTTACAATCATAGAGCAAATAATCTTGCTATAAACTTAAATTATCTTAATGGACAAACAAATTTATTAAATAAGGAATTTTCTGATTTAAAAAGAAATGACGGCAAAACTGTTTTTAAGCTTGATAATAATGTTAATATGAATTCAGAGATTGAATACATCCTTAGAAAAATCTTAAATAAAAATCCCAATTACGATAAGGCGCTTTTTGAAAGTGGAAGATATTCGTATTACATAGGGGATTTTAAGAAAGCAGAAGTTTATTTACTTAAAGCATTAAATAGTTTTAGGCAAAAAAATTCTATTGAAGATGCTGGGGACAAAATATTGGCTTATAAAATCTTAGCAGACATTTATGAAAAATCTAGAGATTCTCTTAGGGCAAGCAATATTATCGGTTTAGCCTTAAATGATTATTCTTTTTATAAAAAATACAATCTTATAAAAGGATCTAAGGAGATTTCTTCAATTTATGAAAAGCAAGGTGATATTCTTAGATCTTTAAATGACTTTAGGTCTGCGATATCTTCTTACAAATTAGCGATAGATGAGGGCGTTGATTATCCAGATGTTTACTATAAAGTTGGATTGCTTAGTTACAGAGAAAATAATTATGATGATGCATTGAAATATTTATTTAAAGTGGAGAGCATGGCGGGATTTTCAAGTAGTAACGAAGTTTTAAATTCTATTGCTTTAACTCTTTATAAGGTAGGTGATTTTTTAGCCTCCAGGAGTTATTATTTAAGGGTTATGCAAAATTTAGAACTGGAGAAGGCTAATGTTTTAAATTTTAATCCCAAGGAAAATGATTATCATAAAATTCTTTTACTAAAAGAAATTGAGACTTATAATAATCTTGGAGTTGTAGAAGTAATAGCCTCTTTTTCGTCATCCATAAGAGATACTAAACTTTTTAATTCTGGGGTTAGTAATTTAAGCGAATCAGTTAGGATTTTTGATATATTAAATAGAGATGAGGATATGGTAAAAAGTGTTAAAAAAGATCTTGCTAGTTTAAATCTCAGAAATATTTTTAAGAATAGTTTTTCTAAATCGAATATTTTATTTTATGAGAATTTATCCGAAAAACTTTAATTATAGGGTTTGATTTATTGGTTTTAAGTTGTTTATGAGGGCGGTTTCCTTATGATGAAGAAAATTTTTTTATTTCTTTTTATTAATTTTTGTTTGGTTGGATTTGAAGACGATTCTTTAAAAATTGGTATTGATGATGTTTATGTTGAGGCTCATGAAGAGGGATTTCACCTTTTTGTTAGGAAAAAACCTGCAATCAAATCAGTAATATTAACAGAGTCTTTTGAAATTCCTGATAAGAAAAAAGATGTGGCTACTTATTCATTTCGTACATTAAGTTATAATAAGGTTAATGGAGATGAAATTCGGATTTTAAATGGGAGGGTTATTAGAAATAAAGAGCTTTTATCATTGACATCTTCCACACCTGTTCCTAATAAGAAGTTTGGAGAAGCTTTTCATATATTGATTCCAAAAAAATTAAAATACGGGTTTCCAAATTTTTCAACAAGAAGTGGTGAGATTGATTTAGAAGTATTAAAAAATAAAAAAGAGCCTTTTTGGTTTTCTATTAGATCTTTTGAAAAAAAATATAATGATTATTTAGGTAAGTATCAAGACAATGCTTATGAATTGCTTTTTAAGGATACTCAAAATCAAGGAAAAATTGAATTTAATGAATTAAGGGATACTTTTACGAAATTTTCAGATGAGGTTGTTATTGCTAATAATGGTATTGATATTGTTGATAAAATAAAAAAAATTTTAAAAAACTCAGAAGATTCAGTTTATGATTTAGATTTAGTGCTTGTTATTGATGTTACTGATAGTATGAAAAGTAATATTGAGATTTTAAAAGAGCATTTATTTTCAATAATAGAACCTCAACTGCAAAAGTTTAAATCCTATAGAATAGGTCTTGTTTTTTATAAAGACTATCTCGAAGATTTTTTAACCAAAGCTTTTGATTTTAATACTATTCCATATTTAAATAATATTCTCAAATATGTTAATGTTGGTGGTGGTGGAGATTATCCAGAAGCTGTGTTTGAGGGGATTGATGCTGCGGTAACTCAGTTTGATTGGCGAGCAGAAAGAAGATTTATTATTGTTATAGGAGATGCTCCCCCCCATGAATATCCAAGGGGGTCTATTGTTTATAAAGATGTTATCAATTCTGCAAAGGAAAAAGATATTACAATTTATGGAATAATATTCCAGTAAAAATTTTTATTTTTTTTAATTATTATGTTCTATTTTATTTAATATTTTTTTAGCCAAAGGCTTAATCCATTTAGGCATTTCCATTTTATTTTCTATTAGCTCTTTAAATATTTTTTTTGCTTTTTCTGTTTTGTTTATTGTGTAATATATAAATGCAATTTCATATTTGCCAGTAGCAACTATATTCGGATTATGAGCGAAATTTTGAATCATTTTTTCGTATGCTTTTAATGCAGAGTTGTAATCATTAACATTGACAGCCTTTTGGGCTTCTCTGAGATAAACCCCGTAAGGAGTTTCTTTTGTTAATTTTTCTAAGTTAATTGTGTAGCATGAAATAAATATTAAGTTTAATGATATTAGTTTCTTCATTTTCTATCTCTTTTAGAATGTTTTTATTATTTATTTTATTAGATGTAAAACAAGAAAGCAAGGCCAAAGGCCTTGCTATATGATTGCTTGTGCTTTATTTAGCAGGAATTATTATTTTCCAGTTAGAATGAATTAGATCTGGATTTTGGATTTTTTGTCTGTTAGCAAACCAAATTTTTGGCCATAAATAAGGATCGTTGTATAATTTCTTAGAAATGCCCCATAAAGTATTACCTATTTTTATTACATAAAGCTCGCTACTTGCATTACTCTGGTAAGCTTCTAAGTATCTTGCAGATTCTAAAAATAATTCATTGGCAAGTCTAAAGTTTTTGACATGTTTAGCCTCAACCCCTTTTTCCCATAATTTTCTAGATTGTTCAATAAGTTCTAGTGTTTTGAATTGTTCTTGAGGTTTAGAGTTTTTTGCTATTTCTACCTTTTCTTCGTATGCTAGTACTATTGGAGTTGGGGTCTTTGTTTCTCCAAGGAAATAAGTAGTTCCCGCATTAATGTTTAAAAGGTTTAAGTGTCCGCTTTTTTCTTTAATAAATGCTCTGCCATTCCACGGTGATGGCTTGATAAGCTTATTATTACTATAAACTGGTAAATTGGAAGCTGCTTCAAGCGCTTTTAATTGTTTATACATTCTCTCATCAGTTTCTTTTAAGGCTTTAGCTTCTTTGGCATTTTTTGCTGCTTGTTGTGCTCTGTTGAATGCTTTGCTATACATGTCAAGGGCATTGTCAAGATCGTAGTTTTTATATTTTCTTGTTGCTTCAAAATATAAGTTATTTACTTCGTCGATTTCCAACGGAATCCATATGTAAGCTTCATTTGCTTCTGCATCGTTTAGATATTTTTCAATATTTTCTTTAAGGTAATTTGTTTTTTCTTTTTTTTCTCTTGTTTCTTTTATTATTGTTTTGTACCTTTCAAGTACTTTTAATGCAATTTCATTGCCTTCTGTTGTCTTTTTTTTTAAAAAATTTTGCTTCATTGCTTCTTCTAATCTTTCAGCCTCATTAAACTCTTTAGAATAGAAAAGATGTCCTCTTTCTCTTATTAGTTCATTTTTAACGTCTTTTATATCTCTTAATTGAAAGATTTGATTATCTGATTGTGCAATTTTAGCATTTTTACTCTCTCTTGCTTCCGGAGGCGTTTTGCATGCGATAAATGCGATTGCTGCTGCAATGCGAAGCATCAATATTAATTTATTCTTTATATTCATAAATACACCCTTCTAATAACTTGGCTTCTATTGTCTTTAAAATAAGAACCTTTAAATATTAACGTTCTTCTTTATTTTATTATTATATATTATAGCAATTATAACATGATAAAAAAACTTAATATTTTTAATTCTTAAATTAAATTATAGTTCTTTTTCATCATTGTTCAAAGTGTAATATTTTATTTAAAATAAGGTATAATTAAGCTTATAAGTTTTTCAAAGATCAGGAGAGCTATATTTTCAAAGTATATCATTTTGTTCTTTTAATATTGTTTTCAAATAAGACTTTATTTTCTCAAGTAGCAGTTGTAAAAGAAATAGAAGGTAAAGTTAGTGTTGTTAGAAATACATTTCCTGTTAAGTTGGATTTAGATGATGAAATTTTTGAGTATGATTTTATAGAGGTTGGAGAAAATTCAAAGCTTAGAATAAATTTATATGAAATAAATGGTGTTTCTGCAGATTTAATTTTTTATTCTAATACAAATAGTTTTATGTTTTATTCTTCTCTTAAAGATTTGCAAGATGCAAAAATATATTTATTTAGAGGAAGTGTTGATGCTGTAATTCATAATATTGTTAAAGGATCTTCATTTTCTATTATTATAAATAATAATCTGTTTAATGTTGAAAATGCGGCAAAGTTTTATGCCAATAGTGATTATTTTAATAATTGTTTTATTAATGTTTACAAGGGTAGTGTTAGGCATATTAATAAAACGGAATATTTAATTTTTTCCAATACCAGTCTTTTGCTTTTTAATGGAAATTCTTTTTTACATAAAGTTAATGAAGGCACTTTAAAGGGTGTTAATCAAAATTTTATAAGAATGGCTAAAGATAATTTTATGTCTTTAAATAAAGGGTTTTTATATTTTTTTATTTTAAAATATATTGAAGACAGTTTTAGGTTTAACTTTATGTATAATTATTTAATGAAAGATTTTAAATTTAATTCTATATATTCAAAATGGAGTTTGGAAGATAAAAATTATAAGCTTGGTAATAGGGTTGATATGATAAATAATGTTAATTATTTAAAAGGTAGAATTGGCGTACTTTTTAATAATTTTGTTGATTTGTCCAATAGGTTTTATTTTGTAGATGATATTTTTAAATATTTTCCTACTTTTTTCGATAAGTCAATAAGTGTTAGCAGTCCTATTTTAAAATTTTTAAAAGATTATAAGGCTAATAAAAACGTTTTAAAAGATAAATTCTTTAAAACAATTCATTCTTTAAAGATGTATTTAAGACGTTCAAATGATGATATTACTAGTAATTTAAATGTTAATGAGCTGCATTTATTGCGCCCTAGAGAGTTTTGATTTTTATATGTTTAGCTTTTTATGTTAAATTTATTTGTTAGATAAAATGATATATTCTTTAAAGATTCAAATAGAAGAAGAAATCAATCTATTTATTTTTATTAGCTATTTTAAGCTGTTAATATTGAGCATTTTTAAAAAAATAAAAAATTTTCAAATTTTA
It contains:
- a CDS encoding peptide ABC transporter substrate-binding protein, producing the protein MKYIKIALMLTIFFLIACISSAKKEKIVFRVSNLNEPSSLDPQISTDLYGSNIITNLFLGLAVKDSQTGKYKPGLAKSWNISDDGTIYTFNLREDIVWSDGVSITAEEIKKSYLRILNKKTAALYANLVKSTIKSAQEYFDEKVSESELGIRAIDSKTLEITLTSPKPYFPDMLTNSAFIPVPMHIVEKYGENWTNPENIVVNGAYKLKERSINDKIVIEKNEKYYNAKNVEIDEVIFYPIEGSVAYNMYINGEIDFLQAAEKNNLEEIKIRDDYYSGLKNAMAYMVFNTTLKPLDNLKVRQALSLAIDRETLSKIVLKGSSDPTRNLTPKFDDYSYGKNLILFDPDNAKKLLAEAGYPNGKGFPTLKYKISGGTQTVAEFLQEQFKKILNINIEIENEEWTTFLGSRRTGNYQITSMGWIGDYFDPLTFLESLFTTENHFFGAYKYSNKKYDDLIKKSHLEFDPIKRQDILREAEAIIVEKDFPMAPLYIPKSHYLFRNDKWTGWVPNIAESYLYEDIKTKK
- the bamD gene encoding outer membrane protein assembly factor BamD, which encodes MKKLISLNLIFISCYTINLEKLTKETPYGVYLREAQKAVNVNDYNSALKAYEKMIQNFAHNPNIVATGKYEIAFIYYTINKTEKAKKIFKELIENKMEMPKWIKPLAKKILNKIEHNN
- a CDS encoding 1-acyl-sn-glycerol-3-phosphate acyltransferase, with protein sequence MFVQNESFDKYFKDMESDFVSQFKSVENVNYLEKSYRNADSNSRRLADRMIERLLKSGSTIVGMQNILELYQKVKSGKSSIILMEHYSNFDFPCFQFLLYKMGYREIADHIIPIAGVKLFRDNLFVKTLSLGYNAILVYPPHAFVGVGIEHARQRRVFNANSMKYIYEKKNSGCIILIFPTATRYRKGRPETKKIILEIGNYFKIFDYYLMIGVNGNVLEVSEDGDMSHDVFKRDCLIYNADKVRSIVEYKDKILNTLKDCQTEITKEALGLKIAEDLENRFNVLHAEGLEVYKKSF
- the flcA gene encoding periplasmic flagellar collar protein FlcA, with product MPDIDKIRQFKREILDDLSNERLSKESFGVSMDVKPPEPGESIIPWIGEDLTLEENDDEFDLNFMLDALENEDKLSYSDISNNNLSFNNSDLKVDIDSELSTLNNDFDVSSNDSFENNIDKVLDDNSIDLESASKLDFDKLINSSELNSEELINTQGDNNSFEASNDSFFLEDDDFLQSNKSNEFNIDDTINDKSQTGEQSEMFAGGDLNLSTDDNVFENVADDFKFLEYNQNSNSKRFEFKVNYPLFLKHLNSYPRNLRIAIAEALTQENISKYKLEALIDLVEKNKKGLKFIAKFVGDIVGRSIKLPVIYFKAEEFSKLQQKLSYRVSRALLPLVKIASFFVVLVLFSLYFIVDVVFFYIASESKYKEGIESIYANKRELAKAIFRDAYYIRPDDKWFINYAKAFEEVRDFDSAEEKYEELFTIEPFSKNSANRRRKKFNKEGYIAYASMKISLGEYSQANSILDEVISYDLYDYDALVLKGDNYFKWAKTNSNYYKDSINNYTVVLSKYGQKKEILFKLFNAYIEANLDIESDNVNNFIKSNEILDVDEVVYTKYAKKLVDKYISFVSYNHRANNLAINLNYLNGQTNLLNKEFSDLKRNDGKTVFKLDNNVNMNSEIEYILRKILNKNPNYDKALFESGRYSYYIGDFKKAEVYLLKALNSFRQKNSIEDAGDKILAYKILADIYEKSRDSLRASNIIGLALNDYSFYKKYNLIKGSKEISSIYEKQGDILRSLNDFRSAISSYKLAIDEGVDYPDVYYKVGLLSYRENNYDDALKYLFKVESMAGFSSSNEVLNSIALTLYKVGDFLASRSYYLRVMQNLELEKANVLNFNPKENDYHKILLLKEIETYNNLGVVEVIASFSSSIRDTKLFNSGVSNLSESVRIFDILNRDEDMVKSVKKDLASLNLRNIFKNSFSKSNILFYENLSEKL
- a CDS encoding LysM peptidoglycan-binding domain-containing protein, which produces MNIKNKLILMLRIAAAIAFIACKTPPEARESKNAKIAQSDNQIFQLRDIKDVKNELIRERGHLFYSKEFNEAERLEEAMKQNFLKKKTTEGNEIALKVLERYKTIIKETREKKEKTNYLKENIEKYLNDAEANEAYIWIPLEIDEVNNLYFEATRKYKNYDLDNALDMYSKAFNRAQQAAKNAKEAKALKETDERMYKQLKALEAASNLPVYSNNKLIKPSPWNGRAFIKEKSGHLNLLNINAGTTYFLGETKTPTPIVLAYEEKVEIAKNSKPQEQFKTLELIEQSRKLWEKGVEAKHVKNFRLANELFLESARYLEAYQSNASSELYVIKIGNTLWGISKKLYNDPYLWPKIWFANRQKIQNPDLIHSNWKIIIPAK
- a CDS encoding vWA domain-containing protein; this encodes MKKIFLFLFINFCLVGFEDDSLKIGIDDVYVEAHEEGFHLFVRKKPAIKSVILTESFEIPDKKKDVATYSFRTLSYNKVNGDEIRILNGRVIRNKELLSLTSSTPVPNKKFGEAFHILIPKKLKYGFPNFSTRSGEIDLEVLKNKKEPFWFSIRSFEKKYNDYLGKYQDNAYELLFKDTQNQGKIEFNELRDTFTKFSDEVVIANNGIDIVDKIKKILKNSEDSVYDLDLVLVIDVTDSMKSNIEILKEHLFSIIEPQLQKFKSYRIGLVFYKDYLEDFLTKAFDFNTIPYLNNILKYVNVGGGGDYPEAVFEGIDAAVTQFDWRAERRFIIVIGDAPPHEYPRGSIVYKDVINSAKEKDITIYGIIFQ
- a CDS encoding peptide ABC transporter substrate-binding protein translates to MKLQKLLFSIIFFLTFLCCNKEEKKEGVSFKISLGAEPSSLDPQLADDNVGSKMIDTMFRGLVTGDPNTGGNKPGLAKSWDISPDGTVYTFTLREKITWSDGTAITAEGIRKSYLRILNKETGSNYAEMVKSTIKNGQKYFDEQVSDSELGIRAIDEKTLEITLESPKPYFIDMLVHQSFIPIPIHITEKYGHSWTSPENIVTSGPFKLKERIPNEKYVVEKNDKYYNSKEVELQEIAFYTTNDSSTAYKMYENKELDAIFGTIPPDLIKDLKLRSDYYSSAVNAIYFFAFNTHIKPLDNVKVRKALTLAIDRETLTYKVLDNGTTPTRRVTPNFNSYSYAKNLELFNPEIAKTLLAEAGYPNGNGFPVFKLKYNTNESHKKISEFIQNQWKKILNIDVELENEEWTTYLNTKASGNYEIARAGWIGDYADPLTFLSIFTHGYTQFSSHNYSNLEYNELIKKSDLELDPIKRQDILRKAEEIIIEKDFPIAPIYIYGNSYLFRNDKWTGWNTNISERFDLSQLKLKK